The Lipingzhangella halophila genome segment GGCGGCCCGCCTGGGGCGTAGCCGCCAGCTCCGTACTCGCCACCGGCGTAGCCGCCACCGCCGGGCCCGCCGGGGATGTGCTGCCCCCCTTCGGGCGGCTGCGGGGCTCCCGGGGTCGCGCTGAACACCTGTGTGCCGCTGTCGGCCGCGGCCCACTGGGGCTGCGGACCTGTTGCGGGGGAGGCAGCAGCGTCGGGCTGCCCTTCCTCGCGGCCACCGCCGGTGTGGTCGGTCGCGCTCATGTGGTCCTCCGGAATCGTCACCCGCTGTGCGCTTCTTCTAGTATCTGGCTACCCATGATGCGCGCCGCGAGTAAGAACGTGGTGAGACACCGGATAGGTGGGGTTTCAAGGCTACTCGGGCACTGCGTGGCCCGCTGTCCCCACCGGGACGTTTTGGTCCGCCGCGAGCGCTATCGGCGCGTCGTCCGCGTGGGTGGAGCAATCTCAGAGGACCATTGGCGTGTGTCCTTCCACCCCTCCTCGCCTGGTCCGCCGCGTGGCCGCCCACCAACCCGAAAGCCGTCGGCCACGCGGCGCTCTTCCACGCAGGCCCGCCGAGGGGGTGGGCCTGCCGGTGCCGCCAGTGCGCGCATTGGCGCCGATTCGCACAGACGCACTATCACCCACCCAGAACACTCAATTGGTCGCAAAGCTGGTTCACGGGTGTCTCAACAGCGGTTATAGTGCAAAACGTAAAGTTGTGGAGGCCTTGCGGCACAGGGGATGTGCGCATTTCGAGCTTTGGGGGCCGCGTGTCGGATCGCGATTCCGTTGAGCGCAGCGGCAACAACCCGGCGCCCTTCCCACCCGAGCTCGACATGAGCGTTCCCACGGCCGCGCGGATATACGACGCCGCGCTCGGCGGCAAGGACAACTTCGAGGTTGACCGGCAGGCCGCGCTGCAACTGGAAGAATCCAACCCGGGAATTCTCAGCCAGGCGCAGATCAACCGGGCTTTCCTCGCCCGGGGCGTGAACCATGTGGCCCAGGCCGGGGTGCGCCAGTTTCTCGACCTGGGTTCGGGGTTGCCGACCGCTGAGAACACCCACGAGATCGCCCAGCGCACGCATCCGGACGCCCGTGTGGTCTACGTCGACCACGACCCCATCGTGCTGGCCCACGGCCGGGCGATCCTGGCCGACAACAAGACCACGTCCGTGACCACCGCCGACCTCACCGATGTCGAGAAAGTGCTCGAATCGGAGGACACCCAGCGCCTGATCGACCTCTCCGAGCCGGTGTGCCTGATGCTGGTCGGCCTGCTGCACTGTATCCCCGATGAGCAGGACCCCTTCGGGGCGATGCGGGCCTACGTCGACCGCCTGGCGCCGGGCTCCTGGCTGGTTTTCTCGGCTTTCGTCTCCGACGACGAGGGCGCGGCACGCGCGTTCACCGAGCGCGTGCACTCGATGGGAGTCACCTGGGGGCGGGTGCGCACCCCCGAGGAGGCCGCGAGGGTCTTCGAAGCGGTGGAGCTGGTATCGCCCAGTTCCGACGGCTCGTTTCCCGCGGTTCCGGTGGAGTGCTCCACCTGGCGCAACGGGGACAAACCCCCCGAGCCCCGTCCCGCTGACCCCGAAACCCTGATCTGGGAGACCTCCGGGGTCGCCGTCAAGCGCTGAGCACCCGCCGGTGGCAGGTGGGGGGCGCTGGTCAGTACCCCTGCCAGCCTCGCTGGTGGTAGCTGATGATGTGCGGATGCAACAGGCTGGAGGCCTGAGGGGCGTCTTCGGGACGGCGGTCCTTGGGGAAGACCTCCGCGGCGCGCAGCACCCCGCGGTCGAGGAACCGGAGGTTCGGACGGTCCTCGGCCAGCGTGAGCTCGGGGGCGCCGTCGGCGGAGGCGAGGAAG includes the following:
- a CDS encoding SAM-dependent methyltransferase, which encodes MSVPTAARIYDAALGGKDNFEVDRQAALQLEESNPGILSQAQINRAFLARGVNHVAQAGVRQFLDLGSGLPTAENTHEIAQRTHPDARVVYVDHDPIVLAHGRAILADNKTTSVTTADLTDVEKVLESEDTQRLIDLSEPVCLMLVGLLHCIPDEQDPFGAMRAYVDRLAPGSWLVFSAFVSDDEGAARAFTERVHSMGVTWGRVRTPEEAARVFEAVELVSPSSDGSFPAVPVECSTWRNGDKPPEPRPADPETLIWETSGVAVKR